A genome region from Candidatus Protochlamydia phocaeensis includes the following:
- a CDS encoding DUF72 domain-containing protein, which produces MPDKRELPPHIQIGTSGWHYAHWKAVFYPSNVRWQESLRFYANHFKTVEVNSTFYRLPAATALQNWIEQVPNDFIFSVKASQFITHSKKLKDAAESTARFFDSIRPLRKQLGPLLFQLPFAFKKNAERLEEFVRSLAEPFTYAFEFRHPSWFADDIYEILHTRRLALCISEINGQCTPKEVTVPFTYIRLHGPHKAYQGSYSAQELEKWQHQIAQWASHLTVYCYFDNDEKGYAIKDALRLKKMLLKEL; this is translated from the coding sequence ATGCCGGATAAGCGGGAACTTCCTCCTCATATTCAAATTGGCACATCAGGATGGCACTATGCCCATTGGAAGGCTGTTTTTTATCCTTCTAATGTGAGATGGCAAGAAAGCCTGCGTTTTTATGCTAACCACTTTAAAACAGTAGAAGTCAATTCTACCTTCTATCGGCTTCCAGCAGCAACAGCGCTGCAGAATTGGATCGAACAAGTTCCTAACGACTTTATTTTCTCTGTAAAGGCTAGTCAATTTATCACGCATAGCAAAAAGTTAAAAGATGCGGCAGAAAGTACAGCCCGTTTTTTTGATAGCATTCGACCTTTGCGCAAACAGCTGGGACCTTTGCTCTTTCAGCTTCCCTTTGCTTTTAAAAAGAACGCGGAGCGGTTAGAAGAATTTGTTCGTTCTTTAGCAGAACCTTTCACCTATGCTTTTGAGTTTCGCCATCCGTCTTGGTTCGCCGATGATATTTATGAAATCTTGCATACGCGACGCCTGGCCCTATGCATTTCGGAAATTAACGGTCAGTGTACGCCTAAGGAAGTAACGGTCCCTTTTACCTATATCCGCTTACACGGGCCTCATAAGGCTTATCAAGGCTCTTATAGCGCGCAAGAATTGGAAAAGTGGCAACATCAAATCGCTCAATGGGCTTCGCATTTAACAGTCTATTGCTATTTTGATAATGATGAAAAAGGCTATGCAATTAAAGACGCCTTGCGTTTAAAAAAAATGTTGCTAAAAGAGCTTTAA
- a CDS encoding DUF6790 family protein, producing the protein MYYFLSLYGLGAIAFIIHLFKLPSHQWTKDRIIELLLLYELVFYVGVTSLVAFIGLTFMDDVAAQLLQWPMCPFQQELGNVNLAFGVLGIMCIWFRRSFWIATVVGFSIWIFGDAIHHFYDAYARHNYSEGNLGILVYTDLLVPILLCITLYFYVKSKRKELDLEQAGKI; encoded by the coding sequence ATGTACTATTTCTTAAGTTTGTATGGATTGGGAGCGATTGCCTTTATCATCCATTTATTCAAGCTGCCTTCGCATCAATGGACAAAGGACCGAATAATCGAATTGCTTCTTTTATATGAGCTTGTCTTTTATGTAGGAGTGACAAGCCTTGTGGCTTTTATTGGATTGACCTTCATGGATGACGTGGCGGCTCAGCTGCTGCAGTGGCCCATGTGTCCTTTCCAACAAGAATTGGGCAATGTCAATTTGGCGTTCGGCGTGCTTGGCATCATGTGCATTTGGTTTAGGCGGTCTTTTTGGATAGCGACAGTTGTGGGCTTTTCCATTTGGATTTTTGGAGATGCCATCCATCATTTCTACGATGCATATGCTCGTCACAATTATAGTGAAGGTAATCTAGGCATTCTTGTTTATACCGATCTTCTTGTTCCCATTCTTCTTTGCATTACCCTCTATTTTTATGTTAAGAGTAAAAGAAAAGAGCTGGACTTGGAACAGGCTGGCAAAATTTAA
- the gmd gene encoding GDP-mannose 4,6-dehydratase: MVGSTIQANEERPQPPVKKALIFGVTGQDGAYLTEFLLGRNYEVHGIKRRSSSLNTTRIDAFYQDIHNAQSHFILHYGDLTDTANVISLIQTIQPDEIYNLAAQSHVKVSFELPEYTAEVDGIGSLRILEAIRLLGLEEKTKYYQASTSELYGLVQETPQTEKTPFYPRSPYGVAKLYGYWITVNYRESYGIFACNGILFNHESPLRGETFVTRKITLAACRQYLGLQDVLYLGNLDAKRDWGYAKDYVEAMWLMLQQDKPDDYVVATGEAHSVREFVELAYKELGIEIEWHGTGVDECGIDAKTGKILVKIDPRYYRPAEVDFLLGKPTKAETVLKWKPKTSFQELLKIMVEADLKIASRELALQ; this comes from the coding sequence ATGGTGGGCTCTACTATTCAAGCAAATGAAGAGAGGCCGCAGCCCCCAGTAAAGAAAGCTTTAATTTTTGGCGTCACAGGACAAGATGGGGCTTACTTAACCGAATTTCTTTTAGGCAGAAATTATGAAGTGCATGGAATAAAAAGACGATCCTCTTCCCTTAATACCACTCGTATCGATGCTTTTTATCAAGATATTCATAATGCGCAATCCCACTTTATTTTGCATTATGGCGACCTGACGGATACAGCTAACGTCATTAGTTTGATTCAGACTATTCAGCCGGATGAAATTTATAATTTGGCCGCACAAAGCCATGTTAAAGTCTCCTTTGAGCTTCCGGAGTATACAGCGGAAGTGGATGGGATCGGGTCGTTGCGCATTTTAGAAGCCATTCGCCTGCTTGGGTTGGAAGAAAAAACGAAATATTATCAGGCTTCTACAAGCGAGCTCTATGGTTTAGTTCAAGAAACGCCTCAAACAGAAAAAACGCCGTTTTATCCTCGCTCGCCCTATGGAGTCGCCAAGCTCTATGGCTATTGGATTACAGTCAATTATCGCGAATCCTATGGCATTTTTGCCTGCAATGGTATCCTGTTTAATCATGAATCTCCCCTAAGAGGAGAGACTTTTGTCACGCGCAAGATTACCCTGGCGGCCTGCCGGCAATATCTCGGTTTGCAAGATGTCTTGTACTTGGGGAACTTGGATGCCAAGCGCGACTGGGGCTATGCGAAAGATTATGTAGAGGCCATGTGGTTGATGCTGCAGCAGGATAAGCCTGATGATTATGTCGTGGCAACAGGAGAAGCGCATTCTGTAAGGGAATTTGTCGAATTGGCTTATAAGGAACTGGGAATCGAGATCGAATGGCATGGAACAGGCGTGGATGAATGTGGAATAGATGCCAAAACAGGAAAAATACTTGTCAAAATCGACCCGCGCTATTATCGCCCGGCGGAGGTTGATTTCTTATTGGGTAAGCCCACAAAAGCTGAAACAGTGCTCAAATGGAAGCCGAAAACGAGCTTTCAAGAGCTGCTAAAGATCATGGTTGAAGCAGATTTAAAAATTGCGTCCAGAGAGCTAGCTTTACAATAA
- a CDS encoding alcohol dehydrogenase yields MAKMRAVQVPGPNQPFELVQREIPEPKTGTVRIKVQACGICHSDSFTKEGTFPGINYPRIPGHEVAGIIDAVGPDVIGWQKGQRVGVGWYGGHCGHCESCRRGDFVTCANGQISGITFDGGYADYMIAPVEALALIPEELSAVDAGPLMCAGITTFNALRHSGAVAGDRVAILGIGGLGHLAVQFAAKMGFQTIAIARGESKAALAKKLGAREYIDSESQNVAEELKKRGGAKVILSTVTSGKAISSVIDGLAIDGKLVTVGVASDPLQVSVLSLIGARRSIAGWPSGTAADSQDTLLFSALNDIRSMNHVYPLEKAAEAYEFMMSGKARFRVVLETGQ; encoded by the coding sequence ATGGCTAAAATGCGCGCGGTTCAAGTTCCTGGTCCCAATCAGCCTTTCGAACTCGTCCAAAGAGAGATTCCAGAACCGAAAACCGGCACTGTGCGCATCAAAGTCCAAGCATGCGGAATCTGCCACAGCGATTCTTTTACTAAAGAAGGAACGTTCCCGGGAATTAACTATCCGCGGATACCGGGACATGAAGTGGCCGGCATTATCGATGCGGTAGGTCCAGATGTGATCGGCTGGCAGAAGGGGCAAAGAGTAGGGGTGGGCTGGTATGGCGGACATTGCGGACACTGCGAGTCGTGCCGGCGAGGAGATTTTGTTACCTGCGCAAATGGACAGATCTCGGGGATAACATTTGATGGAGGCTACGCAGATTACATGATCGCTCCTGTTGAGGCGTTGGCTTTAATTCCCGAAGAGCTATCAGCGGTAGATGCAGGCCCGCTAATGTGTGCCGGCATCACCACTTTCAATGCTTTGAGACATAGCGGGGCTGTGGCCGGCGATAGAGTCGCTATTCTTGGCATTGGCGGGCTGGGGCACTTAGCCGTGCAGTTTGCAGCTAAAATGGGATTTCAAACCATTGCCATTGCGCGAGGAGAGAGTAAAGCTGCTTTGGCCAAAAAGCTGGGGGCTCGCGAGTATATTGATTCGGAAAGCCAAAACGTCGCAGAAGAGCTCAAGAAAAGAGGGGGCGCCAAAGTCATTTTATCGACCGTGACAAGCGGCAAGGCCATCAGTTCTGTGATAGACGGACTGGCGATCGATGGAAAACTTGTGACTGTGGGAGTGGCCTCCGATCCTTTGCAAGTCTCCGTGCTTAGCTTAATTGGCGCCCGACGCTCAATTGCAGGATGGCCAAGCGGAACAGCGGCGGATTCTCAAGACACCTTGCTCTTCAGCGCTCTTAACGACATTCGATCCATGAACCATGTCTATCCTCTCGAGAAAGCCGCTGAAGCCTATGAATTCATGATGAGTGGAAAAGCCCGTTTTCGCGTTGTCTTGGAAACGGGGCAATAG